Part of the Solwaraspora sp. WMMA2065 genome is shown below.
ACACCCAGATCATCGAGGTCCCGAACAGCGTCGGCGGCTACCGCTACTACCGGGCGTCCGCCGACGGTCACATCACGATCGAGGCGAGCAACTCGATCCTGGGCAGCTGGACGACCCTCGGCAACCTGTCGCACCTGGGCATCTCGAACGGCGCCGGCGGCGGCAACGTGGTCGAGGGCCCGATGTGGGCCCAGTTCAACGGCCGTGACGAGTGGGTGCTCTGGCTGGACCAGTACGCGACCGGCCGCGGCTATCTGCCGGTCACCTCGACCAACCTGGGCAGCACGGGCAACTTCCGGACCCGGTCGGACTACAGCATGGGCGGCAGCCGTAAACGGCACGGATCGATCCTCAACCTGACCGCGGCCGAGCAGTCCCGGGTGCTTGCCCGCTGGGGCGCGACCACCCCGGTGAACCGGATTCAGTCGTACAACTACCCGGACCGCTACGTGCGGCACGCCGACTTCGACGTGCGCATCGACGCCAACGTCAGCCCGGCGCAGGACGCGCAGTTCCGGCTGGTGCCCGGCCTGACCGGCGGCTCGGGCTACGTCTCGATCGAGTCGGTCAACTACCCGGGCCACTACCTGCGGCACTACGCGTACGACTTCGAGTTGGCGCCCGACGACGGCTCGGCGGTCTTCGCCGCCGACGCCACCTTCCGCCGGGTCGCCGGCCTGGCAGACGCCGGATGGTCGTCGTTCCAGTCCTACAACTTCCCGGACCGCTACATCCGGCACTACGGCTACCAACTGCGCCTCGACCCGATCGCCGACGCGCAGGCACGCGCCGACGGCACCTTCCGCGTCACCGGCTGACCCGGTGGGCGGTGTCGCCGCCGACGGAGACACCGCCCACCGACGGCGCGGACCGGCGTCGACTGGTCCGCGAGGGCTCCGATGGCCCACACTGAGCCGGTGCAGAAGCAGACAGCGCCGGTACGGTCCGCCGTGGTGGTCAACCCGACGAAGGTCACTGACCTCGACGGCCTGCGAGCGGCAGTCGACGCGAGCCTGGCCGAAGCCGGCTGGGCGGCACCGATCTGGCTGGAGACGACGGTCGCCGAACCAGGGCGGACGCAGGCCCGGGACGCGGTCGCGGCCGGGGTCGACGTCGTGTTCGCCTGCGGCGGCGACGGCACCGTGATGTCGTGTGTCGCCGGTCTGGTCGGCACCGACGTGGCGCTCGCCATCCTGCCGGCCGGCACCGGTAACCTGCTCGCCGCGAACCTCGGGCTGTCGACCGACCTCGCGGCCGGGCTGGAGGTCGCGGTGGAACGGCAGACCCGCCGGCTCGACGTCGGTCGGCTCGACGACGAGCGCTGCTTCGTGGTGATGGCCGGCATGGGATTCGACGCGAGCATGCTGGCCGCTACCTCCGAGCAGGCCAAGGCGCGGATCGGCTGGCCGGCGTACGTTGCCGGCGCTGTGCGGCACCTGCGGGACCGGCCGGTGCCGGTGCGGGTCCAGATCGACGACCAGCCGCTGGTACGGACCCGGGCCCGCACCGTGCTGGTGGCCAACGTCGGCCGGCTGCAGGGCGGGATGCCCCTGCTGGCCGACGCCGAACCCGACGACGGTCTGCTAGACGTCGCCGTGCTGACGCCACGGACGCTGCGGCACTGGCTCGCGCTGGCCTGGGCACTGGTACGGGGTCGGCGACGGGTGCCGCGGATGCAGGTGTACCGGGGGCGTGAGGTGTCGGTGGTCAGTGACCGCGACCAACCCCGCGAGCTCGACGGCGACCTGATCGAACCCGGCGCCACGCTGCGGGTGACGGTCCAGCCGGCGGCGTTGCTGCTGTGCGTGCCGCGTCCGGCGGATGACCCGGACCTGTCGGTGGACGCGGGTGCGGCCGCGCGGCGCGGTGCGGCGCTCGTCGAACGTACCCGTCACCCCAGATGACCCGTCCCGGGGCGTGACCGCCCCGAATCAGCCGTTGTCGGTGCGTCCGAGTCGGGCGAGCAGCCCGGTGTGCTGCCGCTGATGACTCTCGGCCCGCCGGCCGAGCGCGTCCGCCCGGCCCCACCGGCCGGGTACGTCGAGCAGTTCGATCCGAGGTATCGACGGCGGGAGATGCGGGTCGACGCCCAGATGGTCCTGGTACGGGGTGAGATCCAGCATGGTACGCAGCAGCAGCAGGACCGCGCCCGCCGACCAGCCCTGTGGGCTGCACGCCGTCGGGTACTCGACCGGGTATCCGGTCAACTCGCGCCGGTAGCCGGCGAAGGCCTCCGGCAGCCGTCCGTCGAAGAACCCGGACGCCTCGATCATCCCTTCGGCGATCCGGGCGGCCTCCTCCCGGAACCCGTACCGGCGCAGCCCCCACGCGATGATCGAGTTGTCGAACGGCCAGACCGACCCCACGTGATAGCCGACCGGGTTGTACCGTGCCTCGGTCTCGGCCAACGTCCGTACCCCCCAGCCGGAGAACATCGCCGGTCCGAGCAGGTGTTCGGCCACCTTGCCGGCCCGGTCCGGCTCGACGATGCCGCTCCACAGCAGGTGCCCCATGTTCGACGCCAGCGCGTCGACCGGGGTACCGTCCGGGTCGAGCGCGAGCGCGTAGTATTCGCCGTCGGCCACCCAGAAGTCGCGGTTGAACCGCTGCTTCAGGTCGGCGGCCTCCCGCTCCAGCCGGTCGGCGTACGCCGGGTCGTTCCAGAACTGGCGGGCCAGCCGGGCGCCACGGATCTTGGCGTCGTAGGCGTAGCCCTGCAGCTCGCAGGTTGCCCTCGGCAGCGCGGACAGCCGTCCGTCGCGGTAGGAGATCGCGTCCCAGGAGTCCTTCCAGCACTGGTTCTCCAGGCCGTTGCGGGTATTGCGGCGCCAGTAGGAGACGTAGCCGTTGCCGACCAGGTCGCCGTACTCGTCGATCCAGTGCAGCGCGGCGCGGGCCTGGCGTTCGAGCCCGCGGACCAGTTCGGTGTCGCCGCTCCACCGTTCGTACTCGTCGAGCAGGATCACGAACAGTGGGGTGGAGTCGGCCGAGCCGTAGTACGGGGTGTGCGGCTGCTCCTCGAACGCCGCCGACTCGCCGTACCGGAATTCGTGCAGGATCTTGCCGGGCTCCTCCTCCCGCAGGTCGTCGAGGCTGCCGCCCTGCAACGAGCCGAGCAGCCGTAGCACCGGGGGAGTCAGCCGGGGCAGGAACGGCATGGTCTGCAGACTGATGAAGATGCTGTCCCGGCCGAACAGCGTCATGAACCAGGGCAGTCCGGCGGTCGGGATCGGGCCCGTGGCGGTCAGCGAGGCGTACCGCATGGCAGCGAGGTCGATCAGGCTCCGCTCGTACGCCGTGGTGAGGTTGGGGTTGTCGGCGAGCAGTTGCGGTGCCCGGTCGATCCAGTGCTCCAGCTCCTGGCGCACCTGCGGTCGGGCCCGGCGTCGGTAGGCCCCCCAGATGGTCGGCGACGCGGTGTCACCGCCGTTGATCACCGGTTCCACCCGGATCTCGGTCTGCCACTGACCGCGCGGCTCCAGGGTGACGTCGAACGTCATGCCGTCGTCGTCGATCCGGGCCGGGAGCGTGCTGGAGATGACGGTGTCCCGCTGAAAGGTTTCCCGCCGGTAGCTGTATCGCAGCCGACCGTCGTCGTGGTGGACCGACTTCGTGCCGCGCTTGTGCTGGACGTCCTTGATCTCGAACAGGTCCGCGAAGTCGGTGTCCATGTCGACTCGCAGGGTCAGGGTTACCGGCGCGATGTCGTGGTTGAGCACGGTGAGCCGCTCGACGAACGCCGCGCCGATCGACTGCTCCCGGATGACGGACAGCTTGGCGTCGATGTAGTGGGTGGGCCGGCCCGGTACGAGGAAGAACCGGGTCTCGAAGAAGTGCAGGTCGTCCTGGGACAGAGCGTTCAACCGGTGGCCGTCGATCCGGAGCACCCAGGTGGACAGGAAGCGCGTGTCGAACGAGAACAGGCCGGTCGGCAGGTCCGGTGAGGCGGTCACGTCACCGCGCTCGTCAGTCACCACGAAGGTGTTCCCGTCCAGGATGCTGACTGTCTTCTCGTTCATTCTCGGCGGCCTCCCTCCGAGTGAAGTCCCTTGGATGCAGCCCGGCCGGGACACTGCCGAAAAGGACCCGGCAGAGCTGGTCCGCGAGCCCCAGGTCTCCCTCGACGACGACCGCGTTGCGGAACAGCAGGGGGATGAACCGGTCCTCGCCCCGGGCCAACCGGTCGAAGCGGACCCGTTCGCTGCGGACGATCGAATCCGGCTCGGCCCCCGTCGACGACACCCGGACCTTCCCCGTTCCCAGGGTGACAAACCAGTGCGTCGTCCTGGTCTCCTCCTGTACGTCGAAGCGAACGGTGCCACGCAGCCTGGGTGGCAGCCGGTCCAGGACGGAGCTTGCGTCGCGGGCCAGCCGCTCCAGCGCATCTTCGACCGTGTCGACCATCCGGCCCCGCCTCCTCACGCCGTGTGACGTCCTGGGTGCACGGTAGGTCGGGTCGGAACCGGCCCGCATCACCCGCGTCGGGTGAGCTCACCGGCGGCCGGTTGCCGGCCGTGCTGGTTCACGGCCTGGGGATCAGCCAGCCTGGGATCAACCGGCGGTGGACAGCAGGTCGATGAAGCGCCGGGTGTCGACATTGCCGCCGGAGACGATCACACCGACCCGTCGGGGAGCCGGGACCGGCCGACCTGCCAGCAGAGCTGCCAGCCCGGTCGCGCCGCTGGGCTCGACGACGATCCGCATCCGGTCGAACGCGAACCGCATCGCCGCCCGGATCTCGTCGTCGTCGACGAGGACGACGTCGTCGAGCAGCCGCTGGTTCACCGAGAAGGTCAGCTCGCCGGGCGTCTCGGCGGCCTGGCCGTCGGCGATCGTGCGCGGCACCGGGATGGTGATCCGCCGGCCGGCGGCCAGCGATCGCAACGTGTCGTCGCCGGCCGACGGTTCGACGCCGACCACCCGGATCCGGGGCAGCAGTCCTTTCGCCGCGACCGCGGTGCCCGCCGCCAGCCCGCCGCCACCGACGGGCACCAGCAGCGCGTCGAGCGGTCCAACCTCCTCGACCAGCTCGAGGGCTGCGGTGCCCTGCCCGGCGATGACGTGCGGGTGATCGTACGGCGGGACCAGGGTCAGCCCGCGTTCGGCGGCCAACGCCGCACCGATGGCGACCCGGTCACCGGTGTACCGGTCGTAGGTGATTATCTCGGCCCCGTAGCCGCGGACCGCTGCCGTCTTGGCCGCCGGCGTGTCCTGCGGCATGACGATCACTGCGGTGCTGCCCAACTCCCTGGCGGCTAGCGCGACGGCCTGCGCGTGGTTGCCGGACGAGTACGCGGCGATGCCCCGGGCCAGCTGGG
Proteins encoded:
- a CDS encoding glycoside hydrolase family 43 protein; the protein is MPRTLARLSAVLAAACLLLTSWSVAAARPAAALDPFAGYLMAHFTGESANGEQIYLARSTDGLHWTDLNNGSPVLLSTVGTRGVRDPVLVRSPAGDRYWIIATDLRIASGTSWNDAANRGSTSIVVWESTDLVNWSAPWLLNVAGGIAGAGNAWAPEAIYNPATGDYVVYWATNSARNGVTKHRIWYARTSDFRTIGAPQLYIDRGSGQGIIDTQIIEVPNSVGGYRYYRASADGHITIEASNSILGSWTTLGNLSHLGISNGAGGGNVVEGPMWAQFNGRDEWVLWLDQYATGRGYLPVTSTNLGSTGNFRTRSDYSMGGSRKRHGSILNLTAAEQSRVLARWGATTPVNRIQSYNYPDRYVRHADFDVRIDANVSPAQDAQFRLVPGLTGGSGYVSIESVNYPGHYLRHYAYDFELAPDDGSAVFAADATFRRVAGLADAGWSSFQSYNFPDRYIRHYGYQLRLDPIADAQARADGTFRVTG
- a CDS encoding diacylglycerol kinase family protein; this translates as MAHTEPVQKQTAPVRSAVVVNPTKVTDLDGLRAAVDASLAEAGWAAPIWLETTVAEPGRTQARDAVAAGVDVVFACGGDGTVMSCVAGLVGTDVALAILPAGTGNLLAANLGLSTDLAAGLEVAVERQTRRLDVGRLDDERCFVVMAGMGFDASMLAATSEQAKARIGWPAYVAGAVRHLRDRPVPVRVQIDDQPLVRTRARTVLVANVGRLQGGMPLLADAEPDDGLLDVAVLTPRTLRHWLALAWALVRGRRRVPRMQVYRGREVSVVSDRDQPRELDGDLIEPGATLRVTVQPAALLLCVPRPADDPDLSVDAGAAARRGAALVERTRHPR
- a CDS encoding glycogen debranching N-terminal domain-containing protein, producing MNEKTVSILDGNTFVVTDERGDVTASPDLPTGLFSFDTRFLSTWVLRIDGHRLNALSQDDLHFFETRFFLVPGRPTHYIDAKLSVIREQSIGAAFVERLTVLNHDIAPVTLTLRVDMDTDFADLFEIKDVQHKRGTKSVHHDDGRLRYSYRRETFQRDTVISSTLPARIDDDGMTFDVTLEPRGQWQTEIRVEPVINGGDTASPTIWGAYRRRARPQVRQELEHWIDRAPQLLADNPNLTTAYERSLIDLAAMRYASLTATGPIPTAGLPWFMTLFGRDSIFISLQTMPFLPRLTPPVLRLLGSLQGGSLDDLREEEPGKILHEFRYGESAAFEEQPHTPYYGSADSTPLFVILLDEYERWSGDTELVRGLERQARAALHWIDEYGDLVGNGYVSYWRRNTRNGLENQCWKDSWDAISYRDGRLSALPRATCELQGYAYDAKIRGARLARQFWNDPAYADRLEREAADLKQRFNRDFWVADGEYYALALDPDGTPVDALASNMGHLLWSGIVEPDRAGKVAEHLLGPAMFSGWGVRTLAETEARYNPVGYHVGSVWPFDNSIIAWGLRRYGFREEAARIAEGMIEASGFFDGRLPEAFAGYRRELTGYPVEYPTACSPQGWSAGAVLLLLRTMLDLTPYQDHLGVDPHLPPSIPRIELLDVPGRWGRADALGRRAESHQRQHTGLLARLGRTDNG
- a CDS encoding SCP2 sterol-binding domain-containing protein, translating into MVDTVEDALERLARDASSVLDRLPPRLRGTVRFDVQEETRTTHWFVTLGTGKVRVSSTGAEPDSIVRSERVRFDRLARGEDRFIPLLFRNAVVVEGDLGLADQLCRVLFGSVPAGLHPRDFTRREAAENEREDSQHPGREHLRGD
- a CDS encoding threo-3-hydroxy-L-aspartate ammonia-lyase translates to MTDSTPVTLPDVRDAAARIAGAAHRTPVLRSRTLDAMVGAEVFVKCENLQRVGAFKFRGAYNTIARLSPAQLARGIAAYSSGNHAQAVALAARELGSTAVIVMPQDTPAAKTAAVRGYGAEIITYDRYTGDRVAIGAALAAERGLTLVPPYDHPHVIAGQGTAALELVEEVGPLDALLVPVGGGGLAAGTAVAAKGLLPRIRVVGVEPSAGDDTLRSLAAGRRITIPVPRTIADGQAAETPGELTFSVNQRLLDDVVLVDDDEIRAAMRFAFDRMRIVVEPSGATGLAALLAGRPVPAPRRVGVIVSGGNVDTRRFIDLLSTAG